In Candidatus Bathyarchaeota archaeon, the DNA window CATTCAAAGAACTTTGTGAAGTTAGAAAAGCTTTGGAGAAGCACTACAAAGAGGTACAAGATTTAGAGTTTACAATGGAACGCGGTAGACTTTGGATTTTACAAACTCGAAATGGAAAAATGACAGCTGCTGCGAGATTAAAAACAAGTATAGATATGTTTCATGAGGGATTGCTCGTAAAGGAAGAGTCTTTGATCCGAATAGATCCTTCACAACTGGAACAATTAATGCATAAACGGATCGATCCTAAAGCAGAAGTCAAGGCAATTACCAAAGGCCTTCCTGCATCTCCAGGTGCTGCCTCAGGTACTGTAGTGTTTTCAGCTGATGAAGCAGAACATATGGGTAAGGAAGGAAAAAAAATCATCCTCGTTCGAGAGGAAACAAAACCAGATGATATTCATGGTTTCATTGCAGCGCAAGGAATCTTAACATCTAGAGGTGGAAGAACTTCACATGCAGCGGTGGTAGCCAGAGCGATGGGTAAGCCTTGCGTTTCTGGATGTGAAGAAATAAAAATTGACGATCGTGCAGGGTTGTTTACAGTAGGTAATAAAGAGATAAAAGACGGCAATATGATCACAATCAATGGATCAAGTGGCGAAGTATTCTTAGGAGAGATTCCATTAATAGATCCAGAAATAACTGAAGATTTTAGACAAATTCTAGGATGGGCTGATGATATTCGAAAATTAGGAATTAGAACAAATGCTGATACGCCATCTGATGCGAAAAGAGCGAGGGAGTTTGGTGCTGAAGGAATTGGGCTTTGTAGAACAGAAAGAATGTTTAATGCAGTAGATCGTTTACCAATTGTACATGAAATGATACTTGCAGAAAATGATGAAGAGCGACAGGTAGCCATTAATAAATTAATGCCATTACAAAAGAATGATTTCATGGAAATCTTTGAAGTTATGAATGGGTTACCTGTAACAATTCGTTTACTTGATCCACCTTTGCATGAATTCCTTCCATCAATAGAGCAATTGATGTTTGATATTAATGAATTAAAAGAACAGAATAAGGATATTAATGAAAAAGAAAAAATCTTGAAGAAAGTCAAAGTATTATTTGAAGTAAATCCCATGCTGGGTCATCGTGGGGTTAGATTAGGAATCACATCCCCACAATTATATGATATGCAAGTCTGTGCAATTATTGAAGCAGCATGCGAAATGAAAAAGAAAAATTTTGATGTTAAACCAGAAATAATGGTCCCTCAAGTAGGTATTGCAAGTGAATTACAATTAATTAAAAACCATGTTAATAATATTGCAAATGAAGTTATGAATAGAATGAATATTAAAATTGATTATAAATTTGGTACGATGGTAGAAGTAGTTCGAGGTTGTTTAACTGCTGATAAGATAGCTGAAGTGGTGGAATTCTTTTCATTTGGGACTAATGATTTAACCCAAGGTACTTTTTC includes these proteins:
- the ppdK gene encoding pyruvate, phosphate dikinase is translated as MRVYSFEEGDGKNKSLLGGKGANLCEMTQIGLHVPPGFVITTDACLDYYNNQNIMPEGLMDEVKRHIEGLEKQTMKKFGDAKNPLLISVRSGAALSMPGMMDTVLNLGLNDITVEGLINQTKNVRFAWDSYRRFVQLFSEIAMGASEKSFSNAFEDFKSKFGAKFDTDLDAAALKEITEEFKKICEKETGREFPTDPHKQLETAIGAVFASWMGKRAVDYRKFNKITTDMANGTAVNVQTMVFGNMGNDSATGVAFTRDPGTGDNIFYGEYLTNAQGEDVVAGIRTPKPILEMEKEFPETFKELCEVRKALEKHYKEVQDLEFTMERGRLWILQTRNGKMTAAARLKTSIDMFHEGLLVKEESLIRIDPSQLEQLMHKRIDPKAEVKAITKGLPASPGAASGTVVFSADEAEHMGKEGKKIILVREETKPDDIHGFIAAQGILTSRGGRTSHAAVVARAMGKPCVSGCEEIKIDDRAGLFTVGNKEIKDGNMITINGSSGEVFLGEIPLIDPEITEDFRQILGWADDIRKLGIRTNADTPSDAKRAREFGAEGIGLCRTERMFNAVDRLPIVHEMILAENDEERQVAINKLMPLQKNDFMEIFEVMNGLPVTIRLLDPPLHEFLPSIEQLMFDINELKEQNKDINEKEKILKKVKVLFEVNPMLGHRGVRLGITSPQLYDMQVCAIIEAACEMKKKNFDVKPEIMVPQVGIASELQLIKNHVNNIANEVMNRMNIKIDYKFGTMVEVVRGCLTADKIAEVVEFFSFGTNDLTQGTFSFSREDVENKFLPYYISQGILKNNPFEILDQEGVGKLMDWAVREGYKTRKDLKVGICGEHGGEPSSIEFCHKIGLDYVSCSAFRVPIARLAAAQAQIKENK